The Oculatellaceae cyanobacterium genomic sequence AGGTTAGATTCATTCATCTGATCGTTTAGTAGTTCTGCGGACATCAGTAATTTACCTACCTTCTGGAAGCAGTTTGTCGTTTTTACGAGTAAGGCAATCGACTTAAAGCTATTATTTATTAGGTCAACAATAGCTTTAAGCTCATGTGCGATCGCACTCTTTCCTTGGCTTGGCTAATCCCAAACCATTACGTCATCACTGGCTGAAATAGTAAATCTAAAATAAGTTTTAAATTATGATCATAATACAATACCACTTAAGAATGATATTTGCCTGTATTCCAGATTACATTAGAGCAATTGGAGTATAATAAACCTCTACAAAAATGAATGTAGAGACTTTGTATACAACGTCTCTACAAGGGTTAGCACGTTTAATTTCTGGAGCTGATTAATTCAACTGCTAAAATTTTCATCTGATGAACAACAAAACTCTAAAAACCCTTCTCGATAAAATTACTGTAAATAATAGCGATTCAGATGCGATTTTTTCAGCTTTAATGCCTGCTTTAGCGGAGGCTTTGGAATGCGATCGCACTTTCCTTTATTTACGCTATCCTGAAACACGCATGGGTAAAGTGCCTTTCTGCTGGTGTCGCAGTGCTGATATTCCGACTGTACTTGATGTTGATTGGAAAGAAGAACCCAAATCCTTACCTGATGAAGATCCTATGTTTGCGGCTGCTTTGCGTACTGCACCATCTATATTTGTTGAGGATGTGGAAGCTGCTACCCCAGATGTATTAAATAAAGATTTTGAAAAGAAAAATTTTGGACACAGAGCATTAATTCACGCTCATATCTGCCACGATGGTCAACTTTGGGGAGTTTTGCAACCATCTATGTTTGGTAAACCGAGAGTGTGGACTGATAAGGAACACTCTTTAATTGCCACAGTTGTAGAAAAAATTACACCCCTGGTTGTTGCTTATGTTAAAAAAGCTAATAACTAGATGGGTGAAATTAACTTAAATATCATGCTAGTCATGGGTGATAGGTTTTAAGAATTAACAATGAATGACTCATGATCGAGTGGAATTTTAAGTTTAATTATGCCCATTTAGTCATCATTCCTTAATTACCAGTTGCCTTTCTCCAATTCCTAATTTTTCCTTAGCAAGTTGTTCGTTAATCCAATTAATTTCACCTTGAAGTACTTGCATGGTATATTTCCATGCTGATTTTTTATAGGTATCTGTGGGAATAATTTCAGGTTCGGGAGTTTCTAAACGCAGTTTTGAAACCATTAAACGATGTTCCAGCAGCTTAAGGCGTTCTGCTGGCTGCAAATACTTAAAAAAGACAAACTTGATTAAGAAGCGAGAACGGCTGTTTACCCAACTCTCGTGGGGATGAGCGAGCATTTTTTCTCGCCAGCGATCGCGCCCCTGCTCAGTAATACTATATATCTTACGATTTGAACCAGCTTCCCCTTCCTCTTCTCCTAACGCCGCAATCTCACCGCCTTCTTCTAATCGCTTTAATAACGGGTAAATCGAGCCATAGTTGGCACTGATACAGCCACTCATAAATATCTCTAGCTGCTGCTTCAAGCGATACCCGTGTAAAGGTTCCTGTAGCAGTAAGCCTAACGTAGCTAGTTCTAACATTTATATCAAACCGATATAATAAGGA encodes the following:
- a CDS encoding GAF domain-containing protein codes for the protein MNNKTLKTLLDKITVNNSDSDAIFSALMPALAEALECDRTFLYLRYPETRMGKVPFCWCRSADIPTVLDVDWKEEPKSLPDEDPMFAAALRTAPSIFVEDVEAATPDVLNKDFEKKNFGHRALIHAHICHDGQLWGVLQPSMFGKPRVWTDKEHSLIATVVEKITPLVVAYVKKANN
- a CDS encoding PadR family transcriptional regulator, with amino-acid sequence MLELATLGLLLQEPLHGYRLKQQLEIFMSGCISANYGSIYPLLKRLEEGGEIAALGEEEGEAGSNRKIYSITEQGRDRWREKMLAHPHESWVNSRSRFLIKFVFFKYLQPAERLKLLEHRLMVSKLRLETPEPEIIPTDTYKKSAWKYTMQVLQGEINWINEQLAKEKLGIGERQLVIKE